Proteins encoded within one genomic window of Companilactobacillus zhachilii:
- a CDS encoding YfcC family protein: MANAKKKKHSFPSAYTVIIIVLILVQALTFFIPSGKYSTLEYNSGLDKFVITEASGKTIKKSATQKTLDDYKIKINVSKFKDGTIYRPAAIPNTYHQIKKPKRGVFGTINQFLTSQVQGIVDSVDIIVFVLILGGVIGVVNQTGAMNSGMMRLSEVLKGKQKWLIFIVTALIGLGGTTFGMAEETIAFYPILIPIFLLAGYDTLTVVAAVYLGTAIGSMSSTINPFSTVIASNAAGINFTDGMPMRVLMWVASIGISIIYTIHYAEKVRKDPSKSFVADQAETDKEKFLGDLDLTTKGDFTMRQKLSLIVFALGFVVMIYGVQQLGWYFTEIAVVFLAVTYILIFTAGLKESKFVDSFVSGAGDLLGVALTVGLARSVGIVMEKSFVSDTIMNYFTNQIKGMNSVLFICVLFFVYIILGFFIQSSSGLAVLSMPIMAPLADVVGIDRSMIINAYNWGQGLIGLIAPTGLILVSLAMVNVGFDKWLKFVMKLLIMIVVLILVFLSVGVLI; this comes from the coding sequence ATGGCTAATGCAAAAAAGAAAAAGCACAGCTTTCCTTCCGCGTATACTGTTATTATTATCGTTTTGATTTTGGTTCAAGCTTTAACGTTCTTTATTCCATCAGGGAAGTACAGTACCTTGGAATATAATTCGGGCTTGGACAAATTTGTTATTACCGAAGCTTCTGGTAAGACAATTAAGAAGAGTGCCACTCAAAAGACACTCGATGATTATAAGATTAAAATAAATGTTTCAAAATTTAAGGATGGGACAATTTACCGTCCAGCGGCTATTCCAAATACTTATCATCAAATTAAGAAACCAAAACGAGGTGTTTTTGGCACAATCAATCAATTCTTAACGTCACAAGTTCAAGGGATTGTTGATAGTGTTGATATCATCGTGTTTGTTTTGATTCTAGGTGGTGTTATTGGGGTCGTTAATCAAACTGGGGCGATGAACTCCGGAATGATGCGACTGTCTGAAGTATTGAAAGGTAAACAGAAGTGGCTGATTTTTATTGTCACAGCCTTGATTGGATTAGGTGGAACAACTTTTGGTATGGCTGAAGAAACCATTGCCTTTTATCCAATCCTTATTCCAATTTTTTTATTGGCAGGGTATGACACGTTGACCGTGGTCGCAGCGGTATATTTGGGTACCGCGATTGGTTCCATGAGTTCGACAATCAATCCATTTTCAACGGTTATTGCTTCCAACGCTGCTGGAATTAATTTTACTGACGGTATGCCAATGAGAGTTTTAATGTGGGTTGCCTCAATCGGTATTTCGATTATTTATACAATTCATTATGCTGAAAAAGTTAGAAAAGACCCTTCCAAATCATTTGTTGCTGACCAGGCAGAGACTGATAAGGAGAAATTTTTAGGTGACTTAGATTTAACGACTAAAGGTGATTTCACAATGCGCCAGAAGTTATCCTTGATTGTTTTTGCACTAGGATTCGTGGTCATGATTTATGGTGTACAACAATTAGGCTGGTACTTTACTGAAATTGCGGTTGTTTTCTTGGCTGTAACGTATATTTTGATTTTTACAGCTGGCTTAAAAGAGAGCAAGTTTGTCGATAGTTTCGTGTCCGGGGCTGGAGATTTGCTGGGCGTTGCTCTAACAGTTGGTTTAGCTAGATCAGTTGGTATCGTAATGGAAAAGAGTTTTGTCAGTGATACGATCATGAATTACTTTACCAACCAGATCAAAGGGATGAATAGCGTTTTGTTCATCTGCGTATTATTCTTCGTATACATTATTTTAGGTTTCTTTATTCAATCATCATCAGGCTTGGCCGTACTATCCATGCCTATCATGGCGCCATTAGCCGATGTGGTTGGAATTGATAGATCCATGATTATCAACGCCTATAATTGGGGTCAAGGTTTGATTGGACTAATTGCACCAACTGGATTGATTTTAGTATCATTAGCAATGGTTAATGTCGGTTTTGACAAGTGGTTGAAATTTGTCATGAAACTACTAATTATGATAGTTGTTTTGATACTGGTCTTCTTGAGTGTCGGAGTGTTGATTTAG
- a CDS encoding HAD family hydrolase: protein MSKTILFDVDGTLVDTEKTIIKSWQKTLKDTLNIEPKAEELFYVLGIPGTKAVQKYSNNPQQSKELLELWEHNDHQMFHYAKLFSGIENMLQQLTAKGVQLGIVTSRTNQEMKIVLDKFNLEKYFDTFITASKTKLHKPNPEPILKAIETLKVDPAETLYIGDSIYDFQCAKNAKVEFALASWGAKDNPEFSKVDYLLQKPTDLVKLV, encoded by the coding sequence ATGTCTAAAACAATTTTATTTGATGTTGATGGAACACTTGTTGATACAGAAAAAACAATTATCAAATCATGGCAAAAGACCTTGAAAGATACTTTGAATATTGAACCAAAGGCTGAAGAACTATTTTATGTTCTAGGCATTCCAGGTACTAAAGCCGTTCAAAAATATTCAAATAATCCCCAACAAAGTAAAGAACTACTCGAATTGTGGGAACACAACGACCATCAGATGTTTCACTATGCTAAGCTCTTCTCTGGTATTGAAAATATGTTGCAGCAACTAACAGCTAAAGGTGTGCAACTAGGCATCGTTACATCACGGACTAACCAGGAAATGAAAATTGTTTTAGATAAGTTCAATTTGGAAAAATACTTCGATACCTTTATTACTGCTTCAAAAACTAAACTTCACAAACCCAATCCTGAACCGATTCTTAAAGCCATCGAAACTTTAAAAGTTGACCCTGCTGAAACACTTTACATTGGTGATTCTATTTATGATTTCCAATGTGCCAAAAATGCTAAAGTTGAATTTGCTCTCGCAAGCTGGGGTGCTAAAGACAATCCTGAATTTTCTAAGGTAGATTATCTACTCCAAAAGCCCACTGATTTAGTTAAATTGGTCTAA
- a CDS encoding MarR family winged helix-turn-helix transcriptional regulator, protein MSQLTDDLMKQLRFISEAGNYFMSQKKQKLTGQQRVLAILKLEDGLTQNYLAEVLDLRPSSIAELLKKMENNGDITRTEDERDKRTKHVHLTEAGQKKAEENASLKNEDYSETFFAGLNSDEQTQFSDYLQKISDGWDEDFKKNSAKFVDPTDKFKAMLNMRNQMMHMRENMTDEEIDQMRHEMRQNMHNMPFNGHCRPNFGGARGHENFGHGHGPDFRNNFWRGPEY, encoded by the coding sequence ATGAGTCAACTTACAGATGATTTAATGAAACAACTACGTTTTATCAGTGAAGCTGGTAATTACTTTATGAGTCAAAAAAAACAAAAATTAACTGGTCAACAACGGGTCCTAGCTATTCTTAAACTGGAAGACGGCTTAACGCAAAACTACCTTGCCGAAGTTCTAGACCTTCGTCCTAGTTCTATTGCGGAGCTATTAAAGAAAATGGAAAACAATGGTGACATCACTCGTACTGAAGATGAACGAGACAAACGTACCAAACATGTGCACTTAACCGAAGCTGGTCAAAAAAAAGCTGAAGAAAATGCATCCCTAAAAAATGAGGACTACAGTGAGACTTTCTTTGCCGGTTTAAATTCAGATGAGCAAACCCAGTTCAGCGATTACCTTCAAAAAATTTCTGACGGTTGGGATGAAGATTTCAAAAAAAATTCAGCTAAATTCGTTGATCCAACGGACAAATTCAAAGCTATGTTGAATATGCGTAATCAAATGATGCATATGCGTGAAAATATGACCGATGAGGAAATCGATCAAATGCGACATGAAATGCGTCAAAATATGCACAATATGCCTTTTAATGGCCATTGCCGTCCTAATTTTGGTGGAGCAAGGGGCCATGAGAATTTTGGTCACGGACATGGGCCTGATTTTCGTAACAATTTCTGGCGTGGTCCAGAATATTAA
- a CDS encoding putative metal homeostasis protein → MKKMSTATAYRQLRSPNIKTRKRALRAIKDNKRK, encoded by the coding sequence ATGAAAAAAATGTCTACAGCAACAGCTTACCGTCAGCTCAGGAGTCCTAATATCAAGACTCGTAAGCGTGCGTTACGTGCCATTAAGGATAATAAACGTAAATAA
- a CDS encoding flavocytochrome c, translating to MAEKFVFESSDLSELKDNYDVIIIGSGGTGLTSAIQAYELGLKPVILEKMDKIGGNTTRASSGMNAAETSVQLDHKIVDSFEDFYNETYLGGGKQNNTELLKFFTEHGALAIDWLAQHGIKLDDLTITGGMKTMRTHRPSSLAPIGGYLVTELLKWVAKDEIPLFTSIKVTGLLKDNGRISGVKAETDREVDIHAKAVILATGGFGAGKDLLAEYRSDLLNLRTTNQPGATGDGLKLAQKVGAKLVDMDQIQVHPTVQQDTPHAFLIGEAVRGEGAILVNNNGQRFVNELDTRKNVTKAIDDLGGTGAYLIFDRDIRNRVKAIEFYNHVGLVKTGQTLTELATEINIDAENLEQTVADWDKTVESQNDSSFGRTTGMERNISDAPFYAIHIAPAVHYTMGGIAINHQTQVLDESGQVIKGLFAAGEVAGGLHGNNRIGGNSIAETVIFGRQAGQQVFKYLQD from the coding sequence ATGGCAGAAAAATTTGTCTTTGAATCGAGCGATTTGAGTGAATTAAAGGATAACTATGACGTTATTATTATTGGTTCCGGTGGAACTGGTTTAACGAGTGCTATTCAAGCTTATGAATTAGGTTTGAAGCCAGTCATCTTAGAAAAGATGGATAAAATCGGTGGAAATACGACACGGGCATCTTCAGGAATGAATGCGGCCGAAACTTCAGTTCAATTGGACCACAAAATTGTTGATAGTTTTGAAGATTTTTACAATGAAACTTATCTCGGTGGTGGCAAGCAAAATAATACTGAGTTGCTTAAATTTTTCACTGAACATGGGGCTTTAGCAATTGATTGGTTAGCCCAACATGGTATTAAATTAGATGATTTAACCATTACTGGTGGGATGAAAACAATGCGGACACATCGCCCAAGTTCATTAGCGCCAATTGGTGGTTATTTGGTAACGGAACTATTGAAGTGGGTTGCTAAGGACGAAATCCCATTATTTACTAGTATTAAGGTAACTGGCTTATTGAAAGATAATGGTCGAATTTCTGGTGTAAAAGCTGAAACTGATCGAGAAGTTGATATTCATGCGAAAGCAGTTATTTTGGCCACTGGAGGGTTTGGCGCTGGTAAAGATTTGTTAGCTGAATATCGTTCAGACTTATTGAATTTACGGACGACCAATCAGCCTGGGGCCACTGGAGATGGCTTGAAGTTAGCTCAAAAAGTGGGTGCCAAATTAGTTGATATGGATCAGATACAAGTTCACCCAACAGTTCAACAAGATACACCGCATGCCTTTTTGATTGGTGAAGCTGTTCGTGGCGAAGGGGCTATTTTAGTTAATAATAATGGTCAAAGATTCGTTAATGAGTTGGATACGAGAAAAAATGTCACTAAAGCAATTGATGATTTAGGTGGAACGGGAGCCTATTTAATTTTTGATCGCGATATTCGTAATCGTGTTAAAGCAATCGAATTTTATAATCATGTTGGTTTAGTGAAAACAGGGCAAACCTTAACTGAATTAGCCACTGAAATTAATATTGATGCTGAGAATCTTGAACAAACAGTTGCTGATTGGGATAAAACGGTTGAGAGTCAAAATGATTCTTCATTTGGGCGTACAACCGGAATGGAACGTAATATCTCTGATGCGCCGTTTTATGCGATCCATATTGCTCCAGCCGTTCATTATACGATGGGTGGCATAGCGATTAATCATCAAACGCAAGTGCTTGATGAATCGGGTCAGGTAATCAAAGGGTTGTTTGCTGCAGGTGAAGTAGCTGGTGGTTTGCATGGAAATAATCGTATCGGTGGTAATTCCATCGCTGAAACGGTTATCTTCGGTCGTCAGGCTGGACAACAAGTGTTTAAGTATTTGCAAGATTAA
- a CDS encoding AraC family transcriptional regulator gives MTTPMELLEFDYTNPIKCIYHRPIGKKYVVPHWHEAIEICYVAKGHPGTMYIEDKEYQLNQGDIYVINSRLIHSFDTVINDGSRIITILINYDWLRHSLPKTVRKKNFELIKAPKKDSQMTAFHELTALINNINDFQCHDTSEDNHLHQLAMSVELISVLVKNFAVDKQVTSDIPEVISQIIAEFHADYQNDIQLSDMAKEYNYSYAYFSKFFKKYLGLSPKKYLTFLRIQKAAELIEKTDDKFTMIVAETGFPDEKSFYSAFKDRYHQTPLEYRKHIQNLTQTTVAP, from the coding sequence ATGACCACACCAATGGAATTATTAGAGTTCGACTACACGAATCCCATTAAGTGTATTTATCACCGCCCAATTGGAAAAAAGTATGTCGTACCTCACTGGCATGAAGCTATTGAGATTTGTTATGTGGCTAAGGGACACCCCGGAACCATGTATATTGAGGATAAAGAATATCAATTAAATCAAGGGGACATTTATGTAATCAATTCTCGTTTGATTCATAGTTTTGACACGGTTATCAATGATGGTTCACGCATTATTACGATTTTGATCAACTATGATTGGTTGCGCCACAGTTTGCCTAAAACGGTTCGGAAGAAAAATTTTGAACTTATCAAGGCACCAAAAAAAGACAGTCAAATGACTGCCTTTCATGAATTGACGGCTTTAATAAATAATATTAATGATTTTCAATGCCATGATACGTCGGAGGATAATCATCTGCATCAATTAGCGATGTCAGTGGAATTGATTAGTGTGCTGGTTAAGAATTTTGCTGTGGATAAGCAGGTAACTAGTGATATTCCGGAAGTTATTTCGCAAATCATTGCTGAATTTCACGCCGATTATCAAAACGATATTCAATTGTCGGATATGGCGAAAGAATATAATTACAGCTATGCTTATTTTTCTAAGTTTTTTAAAAAGTATCTCGGTTTGTCACCTAAGAAATATTTAACTTTCCTCCGAATTCAAAAAGCTGCTGAGTTAATTGAAAAGACGGATGATAAATTTACTATGATTGTCGCAGAGACAGGCTTTCCAGATGAAAAGAGCTTTTATTCTGCTTTTAAAGATCGTTATCATCAAACACCATTAGAATATCGCAAACATATTCAAAATCTAACTCAAACAACTGTTGCTCCTTGA
- the thrC gene encoding threonine synthase, protein MNKNYTSTRNEKINISAKEAIKKGFADDGGLFVYPELSKLKVDLASMQNFTYQQTAQIILEKLLPDFSTAEIKDGITNAYNDSFDTKEITPLVKVDDFHVLELFHGPTSAFKDIGLQMLPQLMKRVLKKDNRVMILTATSGDTGKAALEGFKNLDQTAITVFYPHNGVSKVQQLQMETTSGNNTEITAIKGNFDDAQSNVKKIFNNQALRQKLGTNISLSSANSINIGRLIPQVVYYFDAYFQLIKQNQIKLGQKVNFTVPTGNFGDVLAGFYAKQMGLPVNKFVVASNANNVLTKFFKTGIYNRNIPFLQTDAPSMDIQISSNFERLLYYKSHEDTNYVQKLMAELEQTGSYQVSEPVLRNIRADFYCGFATDQEIESTINNVYQQAGYLMDPHTAVGYKVMRDYQANDPDTPMILLSTASPYKFVHVVTKAVLGENFENDQVAMQQLQKFTRLPIPQNLAQVWDLPILHQDVIDQTKMTEYVLQKVEANFNDKN, encoded by the coding sequence ATGAATAAAAACTACACAAGCACTCGTAATGAAAAAATTAATATTTCAGCTAAGGAAGCCATAAAAAAAGGCTTTGCTGATGATGGTGGTCTTTTCGTCTATCCTGAATTATCAAAACTAAAAGTTGACCTTGCATCCATGCAAAACTTCACTTATCAACAAACTGCTCAAATTATATTAGAAAAATTATTACCAGATTTTTCTACTGCAGAAATTAAAGACGGCATTACTAATGCATATAATGATAGTTTTGACACCAAGGAAATAACTCCGCTTGTTAAGGTTGATGATTTTCATGTTCTTGAACTTTTCCATGGCCCAACTAGTGCCTTTAAAGATATTGGCCTACAAATGCTCCCTCAATTGATGAAACGGGTGCTAAAAAAAGATAATCGGGTCATGATTTTAACAGCCACAAGCGGTGACACTGGCAAAGCCGCTCTGGAAGGTTTCAAGAATCTCGACCAAACTGCTATCACTGTTTTCTACCCTCACAATGGTGTCAGCAAAGTTCAACAACTACAGATGGAAACAACTAGTGGTAACAATACTGAAATAACAGCTATTAAAGGTAATTTCGATGATGCTCAAAGCAACGTTAAAAAGATCTTTAACAATCAAGCTTTAAGACAAAAACTAGGCACAAACATTAGTCTTTCAAGTGCCAATTCAATTAATATTGGTCGCTTGATTCCCCAAGTCGTTTATTACTTCGATGCTTATTTCCAATTAATAAAACAAAACCAAATTAAGCTCGGTCAAAAAGTTAACTTCACTGTCCCAACTGGTAACTTTGGTGACGTCTTAGCTGGTTTTTATGCTAAACAAATGGGTCTACCCGTGAATAAGTTCGTTGTTGCTAGCAATGCCAATAATGTGTTAACTAAATTTTTCAAGACTGGGATTTACAATCGAAACATTCCGTTCTTACAAACCGACGCTCCTAGTATGGATATCCAGATTTCCAGTAACTTTGAACGCTTACTCTACTATAAAAGCCATGAGGACACTAATTACGTTCAAAAATTGATGGCTGAGCTCGAACAAACTGGTTCTTATCAAGTTTCTGAACCAGTCTTACGAAACATTCGTGCTGACTTCTACTGTGGTTTTGCCACTGATCAAGAAATCGAATCAACTATCAACAATGTTTATCAACAAGCTGGTTACTTAATGGATCCCCACACAGCCGTTGGGTACAAAGTTATGCGAGACTATCAAGCTAATGATCCTGACACACCAATGATTCTCTTGAGCACTGCTAGTCCATACAAATTCGTCCACGTTGTTACAAAAGCTGTTCTAGGTGAAAACTTTGAGAATGATCAAGTAGCAATGCAACAATTACAAAAATTTACTCGTCTACCGATTCCACAAAATTTGGCCCAAGTCTGGGATTTACCAATTTTGCACCAAGATGTTATTGACCAAACAAAAATGACTGAATACGTTTTGCAGAAAGTCGAGGCTAATTTCAATGATAAAAATTAA
- the rpsN gene encoding 30S ribosomal protein S14 has product MAKKSKIVRNKKQMELIERYAQIRKELKAKGDYIALSKLPRDSSPVRLKNRDSIDGRPHAYMRKFGMSRLNFRQLAHAGQIPGVKKASW; this is encoded by the coding sequence ATGGCAAAGAAATCAAAGATTGTTAGAAATAAGAAACAAATGGAATTAATTGAAAGATATGCTCAAATCCGAAAAGAATTAAAAGCTAAGGGTGATTATATTGCTCTTTCAAAGCTACCAAGAGATTCTAGTCCAGTTCGTTTAAAGAATCGTGACTCAATCGATGGACGCCCCCACGCCTACATGCGTAAATTTGGGATGTCTCGTTTGAATTTTAGACAGTTAGCACATGCCGGTCAAATTCCTGGTGTGAAAAAAGCTAGTTGGTAA
- the rpmG gene encoding 50S ribosomal protein L33, which yields MRQNIILECSKTNERLYLTSKNKQNHPDRLELMKYSPKTKQREIFKEVK from the coding sequence ATGCGTCAAAATATTATTTTGGAATGTAGTAAGACGAATGAACGTCTATATCTAACCAGTAAAAATAAACAGAACCATCCAGATCGTTTAGAATTAATGAAATATTCACCAAAAACAAAACAAAGAGAAATTTTTAAAGAGGTTAAGTAA
- a CDS encoding class II fumarate hydratase, which yields MSDYRIEEDTLGAVKIPANALWGAQTERSRNNFSTGAKMPLEIIKALLQIKKAAAIANKEVSAIDAAKADLIVESIDQLLSLEDTDLRKDFPLVVYQTGSGTQTNMNVNEVVAHVAQRINAKIEILPNDDVNHGQSSNDIFPTAMNITAAMAVDKLEEATKHLINELRQKQAKYWRVVKIGRTHLQDATPLTFGQEVSGWVSMLEHDLDYLQTLNKTLGELAMGGTAVGTGLNAAPGFADKIAEQMSQVYNHEFTAETNKFYGLAAHSGLNVVHGAIKTLASDLLKIANDVRFLASGPRSGYGELNIPANEPGSSIMPGKVNPTQAEAITMAAVRVMGNDVTVNMAASQGNFEMNVYKPVLIYTFLESTDLLTGTMNGFADKMIAGLTVNEKRMAELVDQSLMTVTALSPHIGYHESAEIAQQALREGTTLKVAALKSGKVTEKQFDKWVVPIDMTNIEEK from the coding sequence ATGTCTGATTATAGAATTGAAGAAGATACACTTGGTGCCGTAAAAATCCCCGCTAATGCACTCTGGGGTGCTCAAACTGAGCGTAGTCGTAACAATTTCTCAACTGGTGCAAAAATGCCACTTGAAATTATCAAGGCCTTATTACAAATTAAGAAGGCTGCTGCGATTGCCAACAAAGAAGTTTCAGCAATTGATGCTGCTAAGGCAGATTTAATTGTTGAGTCCATCGACCAACTGCTAAGTCTTGAAGACACTGATTTGCGTAAAGATTTTCCTTTAGTCGTTTATCAAACAGGTTCTGGAACACAAACGAACATGAATGTTAACGAAGTTGTGGCTCATGTGGCTCAAAGAATCAATGCTAAAATTGAAATTTTGCCTAATGATGATGTCAATCATGGTCAGAGTTCCAATGACATTTTCCCTACTGCAATGAACATTACGGCCGCTATGGCGGTTGATAAACTTGAAGAAGCAACCAAACATTTGATTAATGAATTGAGGCAAAAACAAGCTAAATATTGGCGAGTTGTCAAAATTGGTCGAACACATTTACAAGATGCTACACCATTAACTTTTGGACAAGAAGTCAGTGGTTGGGTCAGTATGTTGGAACATGATTTAGACTATTTGCAAACTTTGAACAAGACACTCGGTGAGTTAGCAATGGGTGGAACAGCTGTCGGAACAGGCTTGAATGCTGCTCCTGGTTTTGCTGATAAAATTGCTGAGCAGATGAGCCAAGTTTATAATCATGAATTCACTGCGGAAACCAATAAGTTTTATGGATTGGCAGCTCACTCAGGCTTAAATGTGGTTCACGGTGCTATCAAAACTTTGGCTAGCGATTTATTAAAGATTGCTAACGACGTCCGTTTCTTAGCTAGTGGTCCTAGATCGGGTTACGGTGAATTGAATATTCCCGCAAATGAACCGGGTTCATCGATTATGCCTGGAAAAGTTAACCCGACTCAGGCAGAAGCAATTACAATGGCGGCCGTGCGAGTAATGGGTAACGATGTAACGGTAAATATGGCTGCCAGTCAAGGTAACTTTGAAATGAACGTTTATAAGCCAGTTTTGATTTATACCTTCCTAGAATCAACTGATTTATTGACAGGAACAATGAATGGTTTTGCCGATAAGATGATTGCCGGTTTGACTGTTAATGAGAAACGAATGGCTGAATTAGTAGACCAATCATTAATGACTGTCACAGCATTATCACCTCACATTGGTTATCATGAAAGTGCAGAAATTGCGCAACAAGCTTTACGTGAAGGAACAACTTTGAAAGTCGCTGCTTTGAAATCAGGTAAGGTAACTGAGAAACAATTTGACAAATGGGTTGTACCGATTGATATGACTAATATTGAGGAGAAGTAA
- the thrB gene encoding homoserine kinase, which yields MIKIKVPATSANLGVGFDCLGLAVSLYSYASFTENSEKLTITGCDPKYQNTDNLIYQAFVKGCQALEQDVPNVKITIENQIPISRGLGSSAFCVVAGLMGANAWFGNTLNKEQLLDLATQIEGHPDNVSPAIYGQLGASFIDHQDVQTVHFQVHPSLHFVALIPDYQVSTEQARSILPKEMSYQTAIYQIGHAVALTKAFELGDLELIKTAIIDKMHEPFRSKLIPDYPLAKKIVEENSGILYISGSGSTLMAITNDNHTADNIIADIKKDFPAWEAHHLTVDNQGATVV from the coding sequence ATGATAAAAATTAAAGTCCCTGCTACTAGTGCTAATTTAGGTGTTGGCTTTGACTGCTTAGGTCTAGCTGTTTCGCTTTATTCCTATGCTTCTTTCACTGAAAACTCTGAGAAGTTAACAATTACTGGTTGTGACCCTAAATATCAAAATACTGATAATTTAATTTACCAAGCTTTTGTTAAGGGATGCCAAGCACTTGAACAAGATGTTCCTAATGTAAAAATAACGATTGAAAATCAAATCCCTATTTCTCGAGGTTTAGGTAGTTCAGCCTTTTGCGTCGTTGCCGGCCTAATGGGAGCTAACGCCTGGTTTGGCAATACACTTAACAAGGAACAACTGCTCGATTTAGCTACACAAATTGAAGGTCATCCAGACAATGTTTCTCCAGCTATCTACGGTCAATTGGGAGCATCCTTTATTGATCATCAAGACGTCCAGACGGTCCATTTTCAAGTCCATCCTAGTTTGCATTTTGTCGCCTTAATTCCCGATTACCAAGTTAGCACTGAACAAGCTCGAAGTATCTTACCAAAAGAAATGTCTTATCAAACAGCTATCTATCAAATCGGTCATGCAGTCGCCTTAACTAAGGCATTTGAATTAGGTGATCTGGAACTGATCAAGACAGCTATTATCGACAAAATGCACGAACCATTCCGTTCAAAACTTATTCCCGATTATCCACTTGCTAAAAAAATTGTTGAGGAAAACTCAGGTATTTTATACATCAGTGGTAGTGGTTCAACTTTAATGGCAATTACAAATGATAATCACACCGCTGATAATATTATCGCTGACATCAAAAAAGACTTCCCAGCTTGGGAAGCCCATCATTTAACTGTTGATAATCAAGGAGCAACAGTTGTTTGA
- a CDS encoding DeoR/GlpR family DNA-binding transcription regulator, with translation MQKERLDLILKTLQEKQTLSLKEIIELTHSSRDTARRDIVKLAENDLVERNYGGISLPNTFKKLDNYLQRSDDYVNAKRELAKRAAVFTNQATQVYLDVSTTVEFMPKYITNPNLFTVTNSLDIADQLLRNSPCKTRILGGNLDAEKRCVTGTRPCLDLENYTFDYAFLSSVGIDENGIYYAYDDDIDYKAKIRKQSKNLVLLLDSSKVNVKHNFKVLNLNQIDYIITNDNLPRKLENRLLKSKTQMIYI, from the coding sequence ATGCAAAAAGAACGATTAGATCTTATCTTAAAAACACTTCAAGAAAAACAAACCTTGTCCTTAAAAGAAATTATCGAACTGACCCACTCTTCCCGTGATACCGCTCGAAGAGATATCGTTAAACTAGCTGAAAATGATTTAGTTGAACGTAATTATGGTGGTATCAGTCTCCCCAACACTTTTAAAAAATTAGACAATTATCTGCAACGAAGTGACGATTACGTTAATGCCAAAAGAGAATTGGCTAAACGAGCCGCTGTCTTTACCAATCAAGCCACTCAAGTCTATTTAGATGTTTCCACAACCGTAGAATTTATGCCTAAATACATAACTAATCCTAATTTATTCACGGTTACCAATTCTCTCGACATTGCTGATCAACTCCTAAGAAATTCACCATGTAAGACCCGTATCCTAGGTGGAAATCTTGATGCTGAAAAACGCTGTGTCACTGGTACTAGACCCTGTCTGGACCTTGAGAATTACACATTCGACTATGCCTTTTTGAGCAGTGTAGGTATTGACGAAAACGGTATTTATTATGCCTATGATGACGACATTGACTACAAAGCTAAAATCCGTAAACAATCCAAGAATTTAGTTCTATTGCTCGACAGTAGCAAGGTGAATGTTAAACACAACTTTAAGGTACTTAATTTGAATCAAATCGACTACATCATTACTAACGACAATCTGCCAAGGAAACTCGAGAATCGGCTTTTAAAATCAAAAACACAAATGATTTACATTTAA